The Edaphobacter sp. 12200R-103 genome contains a region encoding:
- the phoU gene encoding phosphate signaling complex protein PhoU → MPRINFHQQLAALKDKLLAMAALSQQALSLALESYLTRNVSLCEHVKEIEEAINAAERDVDELAYDLLAKEQPMAIDLRFILAVIKINGDLERIGDQASNIAQRVQSLTDVPLIELPIDIPDMGEKVGIMIRTALQALLEADARLAEKVLAMDDEVDDMNRDVQAEMVQLMQQQPEISAQALNAIIVSRNLERSADHATNIAEDVIFWVRGSDVRHKQSLSAAE, encoded by the coding sequence ATGCCGCGCATCAACTTTCATCAGCAGCTTGCCGCGCTCAAGGACAAGCTTCTCGCCATGGCGGCCCTCTCCCAGCAGGCCCTCTCGCTTGCGCTGGAGTCCTATCTGACCCGCAATGTCAGCCTCTGCGAGCACGTGAAGGAGATCGAAGAAGCTATCAATGCCGCTGAGCGCGACGTAGATGAGCTGGCCTACGATCTGCTGGCGAAGGAGCAGCCCATGGCGATCGACCTTCGCTTCATTCTTGCCGTCATCAAAATCAACGGCGACCTTGAGCGTATCGGCGATCAGGCTTCCAATATCGCTCAACGGGTGCAATCGCTTACGGACGTCCCTTTGATCGAGCTCCCTATCGACATTCCCGATATGGGCGAAAAGGTGGGCATCATGATCCGTACTGCGCTTCAGGCTCTTCTGGAGGCCGACGCCAGGCTCGCGGAGAAGGTCCTCGCCATGGACGATGAAGTGGATGACATGAACCGGGACGTTCAGGCCGAGATGGTTCAGCTGATGCAGCAGCAGCCCGAGATCAGCGCACAGGCACTCAACGCCATCATCGTCTCCCGGAATCTGGAGCGATCCGCGGATCACGCCACGAATATCGCCGAAGATGTGATCTTCTGGGTGCGCGGCTCCGACGTCCGCCATAAACAGTCCCTGTCTGCTGCGGAGTAG
- a CDS encoding sodium/solute symporter (Members of the Solute:Sodium Symporter (SSS), TC 2.A.21 as described in tcdb.org, catalyze solute:Na+ symport. Known solutes for members of the family include sugars, amino acids, nucleosides, inositols, vitamins, urea or anions, depending on the system.) yields MSAVVSASHLHVFDLVLIAVYLAGITLFGLRFREGKGATARTLKSYFLADRTVPWWAIALSIVSAETSTLTIISVPGVAFTGDFGFLQIIIGYMIGRVVVAVIFLPRYFQGEMLTAYQLIDRRFGSALHKMTAGLFLLTRAAAEGVRVFAVSIVVAIAIGTGDVLSIAIISALTLLYTFEGGMTAVIWTDVVQMILYIAGTLVAIATLGTHVPGGWHHIHTLASAAGKFRLFDFAISLSQTYTFWAGVIGGTFLTMASHGTEQLMVQRLLAAKNLGESRLALLSSGVVIFVQFTLFLLIGAGLWVFYGGSPAANLAPDRLFPSFIVREMPIGVAGLLIAAILAAAMSNLSAALNSLSSTTVVDFYMHWRPEADERERMMISRSSTVVWAFVLFAIAVYSIHAGGKGHVVEIGLSIASVAYGALLGVFLLGTLTRKATEGGAIIGMVLGFASNIALWLQPAPIHFTSLPLFGATTLPRVAWTWYVFIGAIITFVTGYLASKMLRKPNTAAKATVAAAIVFVAALCCPNQAFAGSGPPRHTAAASRTAGDGSAADFSAISILTDNAIAQQKLPGAVIVVGHDGKVVFHKAYGNRKVAGELSPNGSTTAEPMTEDTIFDMASLTKCLATATAMMQLYDEGKYQFDDPVAKYLPEFAANGKQNVTIRELLTHYSGLPPDVSTKDSWGLAAPDKAEGFRRAMASPLDNPPGTKFVYSDINFITLGFLVEKLSGQPEDVYVEQHIFKPLKMIDTSYHPFAKACGPHTVSGSDIELDGSTKSAAPEHCPTGSWNTAIIERTAPTAHDDELKDNPSANPDFDHLLRGTVHDPTTRRMGGVAGHAGVFSTAHDVSLYAGALLEKLLYNKGPFPVKQSTLKLMTTPQQPATAQDGATVFTPDGKVTKGLATRGFGWDINTAFSRPRGSVFPIGSFGHTGFTGTTLWMDPGSNTYVVLLTNAVHPRGHGSVSVLRGEVATAAAQALRLYGSQPVARVLTGLDVLESTHYAALAEAAHRHNNRLRIGILTNQTGVDAHGHRTVDLLATEAPKDVPGLEVTALFSPEHGLFGAKDESGISGEVDPTTHIHVTSLYGKTPESRHPTHDQLKDLDAVVVDLQDAGVRFYTYEAQTGYFIEAAAAEKKLGHPLEIIVLDRPDLIGGEKVQGPVSDEGKTSYTNYMPLPIRHGMTLGELSRYINGERRIPGGSSPNVQVPLNAQVTVVPLQNWQRNMYYDQTGLPWINPSPNLRSVESAVLYPGVELLQFTNVSVGRGTPMPFQNIAAPFFDAPALATALNARNIPGVSFSASTVTIADDSFHSMYHGQTLPAVHIILTNRNLLDAPELGIELISAIYSAYPQQFNIKRLNTLLVSINTVLSIQNHEDPRAIAKTWEKDLDAFRQRRAQYLLY; encoded by the coding sequence TGTATCTGGCGGGGATCACACTCTTCGGGCTGCGCTTTCGCGAGGGAAAAGGCGCCACTGCACGCACGCTCAAGAGTTACTTCCTCGCCGATCGTACTGTTCCCTGGTGGGCGATTGCGCTCTCAATCGTCTCTGCCGAGACCAGCACCCTCACGATTATCAGCGTTCCCGGCGTAGCCTTTACCGGCGACTTCGGCTTTCTGCAGATCATCATCGGATATATGATCGGGCGCGTCGTCGTTGCCGTGATCTTCCTGCCCCGCTACTTCCAGGGCGAGATGCTGACGGCCTATCAACTTATCGACCGTCGCTTCGGCAGTGCACTTCATAAGATGACCGCCGGATTGTTTCTTCTCACCCGCGCTGCCGCCGAGGGTGTTCGAGTCTTCGCAGTCTCCATCGTTGTAGCCATCGCCATTGGCACGGGAGACGTGCTCTCCATCGCCATTATCTCGGCCCTGACCCTGCTCTACACCTTCGAAGGCGGCATGACGGCTGTTATCTGGACCGATGTTGTCCAGATGATTCTCTACATCGCCGGGACGCTCGTCGCCATTGCCACCCTCGGGACCCACGTTCCCGGAGGCTGGCACCATATCCATACCCTCGCCTCGGCGGCCGGCAAGTTCCGGCTCTTCGATTTCGCCATTAGTCTCAGCCAGACCTACACCTTCTGGGCTGGTGTCATCGGTGGAACCTTCCTCACCATGGCCTCGCACGGTACCGAGCAGTTGATGGTGCAGCGCCTGCTCGCCGCCAAAAACCTTGGAGAATCCCGGCTCGCCCTGCTCTCCTCAGGGGTCGTGATCTTCGTTCAGTTCACCCTGTTCCTTCTGATCGGCGCAGGACTATGGGTCTTCTACGGCGGCTCGCCCGCCGCCAATCTCGCTCCCGATCGCCTCTTCCCTTCCTTCATCGTGCGCGAGATGCCGATCGGAGTCGCCGGTCTGCTTATCGCGGCTATTCTGGCTGCTGCCATGTCAAACCTCTCCGCCGCTCTCAATTCCCTCTCCTCGACCACAGTCGTCGACTTTTACATGCACTGGAGACCGGAGGCGGATGAGCGCGAGCGCATGATGATCTCCCGATCCTCAACCGTCGTATGGGCGTTTGTGCTCTTTGCGATCGCGGTCTACAGCATCCATGCAGGCGGCAAGGGTCACGTCGTCGAGATTGGACTCTCCATCGCCTCCGTCGCCTACGGCGCCCTGCTCGGAGTCTTCCTGCTTGGCACTCTGACTCGCAAAGCCACGGAAGGAGGAGCCATCATCGGTATGGTCCTCGGCTTCGCATCCAATATCGCCCTTTGGCTGCAGCCCGCGCCGATTCACTTCACCAGCCTGCCGCTCTTCGGAGCCACAACCCTGCCTCGAGTCGCCTGGACCTGGTACGTCTTTATAGGAGCCATCATTACCTTCGTGACCGGATATCTCGCCAGCAAGATGCTTCGTAAGCCAAACACCGCAGCCAAGGCGACCGTTGCCGCAGCCATAGTTTTCGTCGCAGCACTCTGTTGCCCCAATCAGGCCTTTGCAGGATCAGGACCGCCGAGACACACGGCCGCGGCCAGCCGCACCGCGGGCGACGGTTCCGCCGCTGACTTCAGCGCCATCTCCATCCTGACGGATAACGCCATCGCCCAGCAAAAACTTCCCGGGGCAGTCATCGTGGTAGGGCACGATGGAAAAGTCGTCTTCCACAAGGCATACGGCAACCGCAAAGTCGCCGGGGAGCTGAGTCCCAACGGCTCAACCACAGCCGAGCCAATGACCGAAGACACCATCTTCGACATGGCCTCGCTGACCAAATGCCTTGCTACCGCAACTGCGATGATGCAGCTCTACGACGAGGGTAAGTACCAGTTTGACGATCCTGTTGCCAAATACCTCCCCGAGTTCGCCGCGAACGGCAAACAGAACGTCACCATCCGCGAGTTGCTGACCCACTACTCCGGCCTTCCGCCCGATGTCTCGACTAAGGATTCCTGGGGGCTCGCCGCACCCGATAAGGCTGAAGGATTCCGCCGCGCCATGGCATCGCCGCTCGACAATCCTCCCGGCACTAAATTCGTCTACTCGGACATCAATTTCATTACGCTCGGCTTCCTTGTTGAAAAGCTGAGCGGCCAGCCGGAGGACGTCTATGTCGAGCAGCACATCTTCAAGCCCCTGAAGATGATCGACACCTCTTATCATCCCTTCGCCAAGGCTTGCGGACCGCATACCGTCTCCGGATCCGACATCGAGCTGGACGGCTCAACCAAATCCGCCGCCCCTGAGCACTGCCCGACCGGCAGCTGGAATACCGCCATCATCGAGCGCACCGCTCCTACCGCTCACGACGACGAACTCAAAGACAACCCCTCCGCCAATCCCGACTTCGACCATCTCCTTCGCGGCACGGTCCACGACCCCACCACGCGCCGCATGGGCGGAGTCGCCGGGCACGCCGGAGTCTTCTCCACGGCGCACGATGTCTCGCTCTATGCGGGCGCTCTGCTCGAAAAGCTTCTCTATAACAAGGGGCCTTTTCCGGTTAAGCAGTCGACCCTTAAGCTGATGACCACCCCGCAGCAACCTGCCACCGCTCAGGATGGAGCGACGGTCTTCACTCCCGACGGCAAAGTCACCAAGGGTTTGGCTACGCGCGGCTTCGGATGGGACATCAATACCGCCTTCTCACGTCCACGCGGATCGGTCTTCCCCATCGGCTCCTTCGGTCACACCGGCTTCACCGGGACGACGCTGTGGATGGACCCCGGCTCAAATACCTACGTCGTTTTGCTGACCAATGCCGTCCATCCTCGGGGCCACGGATCCGTCTCCGTGCTTCGCGGAGAGGTCGCAACCGCCGCTGCCCAGGCGCTCCGCCTTTATGGCAGCCAGCCCGTGGCGAGGGTGCTCACCGGCCTCGACGTTCTTGAATCCACCCACTACGCTGCTCTGGCCGAAGCCGCACATCGGCATAATAACCGTCTCCGGATTGGCATCCTTACCAACCAGACCGGGGTAGATGCGCATGGCCATCGCACCGTCGACCTGCTCGCGACCGAAGCTCCGAAGGACGTTCCCGGCCTCGAGGTCACTGCTCTCTTCTCCCCCGAGCATGGGCTCTTTGGGGCGAAAGATGAATCCGGAATCTCCGGTGAAGTAGACCCCACGACTCACATTCATGTCACCTCGCTGTACGGCAAAACGCCCGAGTCGCGTCATCCTACTCACGACCAGCTCAAAGACCTCGACGCCGTTGTCGTCGATCTGCAGGATGCAGGCGTCCGGTTCTACACCTACGAAGCGCAGACCGGATACTTCATCGAAGCTGCGGCAGCCGAGAAAAAACTCGGCCATCCGCTCGAGATCATCGTTCTGGACCGTCCCGACCTGATCGGCGGCGAAAAGGTTCAAGGTCCCGTGTCTGACGAGGGCAAGACCTCCTACACCAACTACATGCCTCTCCCCATTCGTCATGGCATGACGCTCGGTGAGCTTTCACGCTACATCAACGGCGAACGTCGCATTCCCGGCGGAAGCTCCCCCAACGTACAGGTTCCGCTCAACGCTCAGGTAACCGTGGTTCCGCTGCAGAACTGGCAGCGCAACATGTACTACGACCAGACTGGCCTGCCATGGATCAATCCATCTCCCAATCTTCGCAGCGTCGAGTCGGCTGTGCTCTATCCGGGGGTTGAACTTCTGCAGTTCACCAACGTCTCCGTAGGCCGCGGCACCCCGATGCCCTTCCAGAACATCGCCGCACCCTTCTTCGACGCGCCGGCTCTCGCAACCGCTCTGAACGCCCGCAATATCCCGGGTGTCAGCTTCAGCGCCAGCACCGTGACCATCGCAGACGACTCTTTCCATTCCATGTACCACGGCCAGACACTGCCAGCGGTCCACATCATCCTTACCAACCGAAACCTGCTGGATGCGCCCGAGCTTGGAATCGAGCTGATCTCTGCGATTTATAGCGCCTATCCGCAGCAGTTCAACATCAAGCGGCTCAATACGCTTCTGGTCAGCATCAACACGGTTCTCTCTATCCAGAACCATGAGGATCCACGCGCTATCGCGAAGACCTGGGAGAAAGATCTTGATGCCTTCCGTCAACGCCGAGCGCAATACCTGCTTTATTGA